A window from Scyliorhinus canicula chromosome 19, sScyCan1.1, whole genome shotgun sequence encodes these proteins:
- the LOC119953872 gene encoding CXADR-like membrane protein isoform X2 — translation MMLKIYFISAIFVRFTADSEAAETINCNPIWRRVGDNVTIPCSYRPKSDQNGYLDIEWAIRNVNESDQTILTQAGGKVYVTPGWQQRISFASENGSKGDASLYFNSLDVNDSGIYNCKVKIDGKIEQKTCNLTVQVQDVPDIELMSKSPTTVKPTPTNDDQNVARPITMVNPTTAKAIDAPRNQRAYIFIRTARNCFAIFVGSIIFLLFVQYLSQRTNNCTQAGHISVWRMVNCGRRVTRVALHPA, via the exons ACTCTGAAGCAGCAGAAACAATAAACTGCAATCCCATTTGGAGGCGAGTTGGAGATAATGTCACCATACCATGTTCTTACCGCCCAAAATCAGATCAAAATGGCTACTTGGACATCGAGTGGGCGATCAGAAACGTCAACGAGTCTGATCAAACG ATCTTAACACAAGCAGGTGGAAAGGTTTATGTGACCCCTGGTTGGCAGCAGAGAATCTCCTTTGCCTCTGAAAATGGCAGTAAGGGAGACGCTTCGCTGTATTTTAATTCACTGGATGTGAACGACAGCGGAATCTACAACTGCAAAGTGAAGATAGACGGCAAGATTGAACAGAAAACTTGCAACTTAACTGTACAGGTTCAAG ATGTTCCGGATATTGAACTGatgtccaagtctccaaccacGGTTAAGCCAACCCCTACAAATG ATGATCAGAATGTTGCACGTCCAATCACAATGGTCAATCCAACTACTGCAAAAG CCATAGATGCTCCAAGAAATCAAAGGGCATATATATTCATAAGGACTGCTAGAAATTGTTTTGCTATATTCGTTGGAAGTATAATTTTCCTGCTGTTTGTGCAATATTTGAGTCAGAGAACTAATAACTGCACTCAG GCTGGACACATTTCTGTTTGGCGGATGGTGAACTGTGGAAGACGTGTCACACGAGTTGCTTTACATCCTGCTTAA
- the LOC119953872 gene encoding CXADR-like membrane protein isoform X3, with translation MMLKIYFISAIFVRFTADSEAAETINCNPIWRRVGDNVTIPCSYRPKSDQNGYLDIEWAIRNVNESDQTILTQAGGKVYVTPGWQQRISFASENGSKGDASLYFNSLDVNDSGIYNCKVKIDGKIEQKTCNLTVQVQDVPDIELMSKSPTTVKPTPTNAIDAPRNQRAYIFIRTARNCFAIFVGSIIFLLFVQYLSQRTNNCTQAGHISVWRMVNCGRRVTRVALHPA, from the exons ACTCTGAAGCAGCAGAAACAATAAACTGCAATCCCATTTGGAGGCGAGTTGGAGATAATGTCACCATACCATGTTCTTACCGCCCAAAATCAGATCAAAATGGCTACTTGGACATCGAGTGGGCGATCAGAAACGTCAACGAGTCTGATCAAACG ATCTTAACACAAGCAGGTGGAAAGGTTTATGTGACCCCTGGTTGGCAGCAGAGAATCTCCTTTGCCTCTGAAAATGGCAGTAAGGGAGACGCTTCGCTGTATTTTAATTCACTGGATGTGAACGACAGCGGAATCTACAACTGCAAAGTGAAGATAGACGGCAAGATTGAACAGAAAACTTGCAACTTAACTGTACAGGTTCAAG ATGTTCCGGATATTGAACTGatgtccaagtctccaaccacGGTTAAGCCAACCCCTACAAATG CCATAGATGCTCCAAGAAATCAAAGGGCATATATATTCATAAGGACTGCTAGAAATTGTTTTGCTATATTCGTTGGAAGTATAATTTTCCTGCTGTTTGTGCAATATTTGAGTCAGAGAACTAATAACTGCACTCAG GCTGGACACATTTCTGTTTGGCGGATGGTGAACTGTGGAAGACGTGTCACACGAGTTGCTTTACATCCTGCTTAA